Proteins from one Aythya fuligula isolate bAytFul2 chromosome 23, bAytFul2.pri, whole genome shotgun sequence genomic window:
- the NIPAL3 gene encoding NIPA-like protein 3 isoform X2 — protein sequence MEGGNSPNLQLQQLPLATAAVSVQPHTDSFSYKENLIGALLAIFGHLVISIALNLQKYSHIRLAGSKDPRAYFKTKTWWCGLFLLVLGELGVFSSYAFAPLSLIVPLSAVSVIASAIIGIIFIKEKWKPKDFLSCGLAIIGTYLLITFGPNSHEKMTGENITRHLVSWPFLLYMLLEIIVFCLLLYFYKEKNANYIVVILLLVALLGSMTVVTVKAVAGMIVVSIQGNLQLDYPIFYIMLVCMIATAVFQATFLAQASQLYDSSQIASIGYILSTTIAITAGATFYLDFTGEDVLHICMFALGCLIAFLGVFLITRNRKKSVPFEPYISMDAMPGMQNVHDKGIAVQPDLKASFSYGALENNDNMPEIYTPATLPIVQEQHGSRGVSAPPYRVLEHSKKE from the exons atggaaggagGCAACAGTCCAAATCTGCAACTTCAGCAACTCCCACTGGCCACAGCAGCGGTTTCTGTGCAGCCACACACAGACTCCTTTTCTTACAAG GAGAACTTGATTGGTGCATTACTAGCTATTTTTGGGCATCTTGTTATCAGTATTGCACTCAACCTTCAG AAATACAGCCACATCCGGCTGGCAGGCTCCAAAGACCCCCGAGCTTACTTCAAAACCAAGACATGGTGGTGTGGACTGtttctgctggtgctgggagagctgggagtgTTTTCCTCTTACGCTTTTGCTCCTCTTTCACTGATTGTGCCTCTCAGTGCAGTGTCTGTTATAG ctAGTGCGATCATAggaattatatttattaaagaaaaatggaagccCAAGGATTTCTTGA GCTGTGGTTTGGCAATTATTGGAACTTATCTACTGATAACATTTGGACCTAATAGTCATGAGAAGATGACGGGAGAAAATATCACTAGGCATTTAGTGAGCTGGCCATTTCTGTTGTATATG cttttggAGATCATCGTATTCTGCCTGCTACTGTATTtttacaaggagaaaaatgcaaactacATCGTAGTTATTCTCCTGCTTGTGGCTTTGCTGG GTTCCATGACTGTTGTGACCGTGAAAGCTGTGGCAGGCATGATTGTTGTCTCAATACAAGGAAACCTCCAGCTTGACTAcccaatattttatattatgcTGGTGTGCATGATTGCTACAGCAGTCTTTCAAGCAAC GTTTTTAGCTCAAGCCTCACAGCTGTATGACTCGTCTCAGATTGCTAGCATCGGCTATATCCTGTCCACAACAATAGCTATCACAGCAG gaGCAACTTTCTACTTGGACTTCACTGGCGAAGATGTTCTCCATATATGCATGTTTGCACTTGG gtgCCTCATAGCATTTCTAGGTGTCTTCCTGATCACaagaaataggaagaaatcTGTACCCTTTGAACCTTACATATCAATGGATGCTATGCCAG GCATGCAAAACGTGCATGATAAGGGGATTGCAGTTCAGCCTGACCTCAAAGCTTCCTTTTCCTATGGTGCCCTAGAGAACAATGACAACATGCCGGAAATTTATACTCCAGCTACGTTGCCAATAGTGCAGGAGCAACATGGTTCCAGAGGAGTTTCTGCTCCACCCTACCgggtgctggagcacagcaaaaAGGAGTGA
- the NIPAL3 gene encoding NIPA-like protein 3 isoform X1: MEGGNSPNLQLQQLPLATAAVSVQPHTDSFSYKENLIGALLAIFGHLVISIALNLQKYSHIRLAGSKDPRAYFKTKTWWCGLFLLVLGELGVFSSYAFAPLSLIVPLSAVSVIASAIIGIIFIKEKWKPKDFLRRYVLSFVGCGLAIIGTYLLITFGPNSHEKMTGENITRHLVSWPFLLYMLLEIIVFCLLLYFYKEKNANYIVVILLLVALLGSMTVVTVKAVAGMIVVSIQGNLQLDYPIFYIMLVCMIATAVFQATFLAQASQLYDSSQIASIGYILSTTIAITAGATFYLDFTGEDVLHICMFALGCLIAFLGVFLITRNRKKSVPFEPYISMDAMPGMQNVHDKGIAVQPDLKASFSYGALENNDNMPEIYTPATLPIVQEQHGSRGVSAPPYRVLEHSKKE, encoded by the exons atggaaggagGCAACAGTCCAAATCTGCAACTTCAGCAACTCCCACTGGCCACAGCAGCGGTTTCTGTGCAGCCACACACAGACTCCTTTTCTTACAAG GAGAACTTGATTGGTGCATTACTAGCTATTTTTGGGCATCTTGTTATCAGTATTGCACTCAACCTTCAG AAATACAGCCACATCCGGCTGGCAGGCTCCAAAGACCCCCGAGCTTACTTCAAAACCAAGACATGGTGGTGTGGACTGtttctgctggtgctgggagagctgggagtgTTTTCCTCTTACGCTTTTGCTCCTCTTTCACTGATTGTGCCTCTCAGTGCAGTGTCTGTTATAG ctAGTGCGATCATAggaattatatttattaaagaaaaatggaagccCAAGGATTTCTTGA GGCGCTATGTTTTATCCTTTGTAGGCTGTGGTTTGGCAATTATTGGAACTTATCTACTGATAACATTTGGACCTAATAGTCATGAGAAGATGACGGGAGAAAATATCACTAGGCATTTAGTGAGCTGGCCATTTCTGTTGTATATG cttttggAGATCATCGTATTCTGCCTGCTACTGTATTtttacaaggagaaaaatgcaaactacATCGTAGTTATTCTCCTGCTTGTGGCTTTGCTGG GTTCCATGACTGTTGTGACCGTGAAAGCTGTGGCAGGCATGATTGTTGTCTCAATACAAGGAAACCTCCAGCTTGACTAcccaatattttatattatgcTGGTGTGCATGATTGCTACAGCAGTCTTTCAAGCAAC GTTTTTAGCTCAAGCCTCACAGCTGTATGACTCGTCTCAGATTGCTAGCATCGGCTATATCCTGTCCACAACAATAGCTATCACAGCAG gaGCAACTTTCTACTTGGACTTCACTGGCGAAGATGTTCTCCATATATGCATGTTTGCACTTGG gtgCCTCATAGCATTTCTAGGTGTCTTCCTGATCACaagaaataggaagaaatcTGTACCCTTTGAACCTTACATATCAATGGATGCTATGCCAG GCATGCAAAACGTGCATGATAAGGGGATTGCAGTTCAGCCTGACCTCAAAGCTTCCTTTTCCTATGGTGCCCTAGAGAACAATGACAACATGCCGGAAATTTATACTCCAGCTACGTTGCCAATAGTGCAGGAGCAACATGGTTCCAGAGGAGTTTCTGCTCCACCCTACCgggtgctggagcacagcaaaaAGGAGTGA